The Deinococcus sedimenti genomic sequence CTGCGCGCCGCGCGCCTCTCCCGCCCGGCGGCACCACCCGGCCCGGGTTGAGGGTAGGGTCCCGACATTCAGAGCAGGCGCCGCCTCACAGCAGAATTCAGAGGTCTGGAGGGTGACCCTCACGACCTCTGACAGCGGTTTCCAATTCCACCCAGGGGCCAAGGGCACGCCCCTCTACTCCACTTCCAACCGCTGTTCTTTTCAGGTGCTCGCTTCACTGGTGTTCCGTGACTCCCGCCGATGTTCAGACGCTCGCTCTGCGGCACAGGTCGGCGAGTCCGCCCGGGTCAGGGACATGCAGGGGTTTCGGCCGTGTTTCTGACCCGCGCGGTCACAGGTCGCGGCGACTGAAGCGCCACATGGCAGCCACGAGGCCCAGCACAGCCAGCGCGGCGGCCCACGCGACCAGCAGCGGATCGACGGGCACGCTGCTCGCAAAGGGGTTCGCACCCCGGCTGAACTCCCCGGCCTGCCGCATGATCTCGGGTTGCAGATGGTAACTGGCGCCCAACCACAGGGCGTTGGTGGGCATCAGGGCGTTCGCCACGCGGCCCAGGGTGGCCAGGGTGGGCGTGTCGGCCAGCGTGCCGATGGCGCTGAGGATCCCGCCGGTGAAGCCCACGCCGTACAGCACGAACACGCCGATGCCGTTGGCGAGCGTGGTGAACAGCGTGCTGCCCAGCACCGTCAGTGAGGTCAGGACCGTGACGGCCAGCAGCAGCAGCGCCACGGCGGGAAGCGCCTCGGGCGGCGTGTACCCGGTGATCAGGCGCACGCCGCCCAGCAGGCCCGCGCTGAGCAGCGCGACGTACGCGACGTT encodes the following:
- a CDS encoding ABC transporter permease, translated to MRNALLIAELSLREATRKRLVSVLLILSALFLGFFLFGVYRLELTLDQRAVDAGLDGRSATGAANLPVMFSAMFGMYLVYFLGSLMGVLSTVGAVSGDIESGVMQSVIARPVSRAQLVAGRWLGFTAVNVAYVALLSAGLLGGVRLITGYTPPEALPAVALLLLAVTVLTSLTVLGSTLFTTLANGIGVFVLYGVGFTGGILSAIGTLADTPTLATLGRVANALMPTNALWLGASYHLQPEIMRQAGEFSRGANPFASSVPVDPLLVAWAAALAVLGLVAAMWRFSRRDL